ACGACTCACCCCACTCAGCCCACTGACCAAAGTAATCGGCTACCTAACAGGCCTTCCGATCAGACAATATTACCACACTCTCACCACGGTACCGGTCACCATAGCGCTGATTTTCATGGGCGGCATCGAGATGAAAATCTGGCTCCCTATCTACACGGTGCTCTTCACCTCCACCATTATGTTCCACCTGTTGGCCATGTCGGTGGGTTTCATCATGGGAAAAAAATTCTCGGCCTTGATCTCTCAGGGCTTGGTTGCTCTGCTGTATCTGGCGTTCCCTCAGTTATCCAAATTCGGCTTCGTCGTCTTTGAATACCTCACCATGCGCCCCACTCTTTTCATTAGCCTACAGGGTGAAATCCCCATCAACTATGGGCGTAGTGAAACAGCGATGTTCTTCAATTGGGAGATTAGCCACACTTGGTACAGCATCGCCGTACAGACCTTGCTCAGTCTCGTTTTCCTCTCCATTCTACTACGTAGATGGCGTCAAGAAAGCGCCCATCTCTTAAGCAAGGCGCAGTCCGTATTGATGTGTGCCGTAGCCCACACCATCATACTTGGAGGTATCTGGGCAAACACGAGCAACGGAGCCATTTTTGATGTCGACTTCAATCAGGCTCGCCCTGAATCTAAGAGATTCCCTACACCACCGCCGCCAGAGCAAAAGCAAGGCATCCCTCCCGAACTTCTCACACAAAACCCCAAAGCGGTGATCGTGGAAGAAGTAATCGAACAAAACCCCCAATACGTTGCCTCCACGATTATTGGTGTCTATGGCCTGATCTCACTGGCTCTCGCCGTGCTTCTTCAGTACCTCTACACTCCAGACAAATTTACGTATTTTGCGGGTATCCGCCAGCGCCTCAAAGATGGCCGCAGCAGCTTTGCTCTTTTCCCTGACTCCGCCTCAGCCATCCCGACGACTCTCGTCATCACGGTCATGAGTATCTATGCCTGGCTTCTCTATAGTCGCCATTTGCTTAATACGGCTGAAATCCAGCAGTATCTTGATGGCCGATCCTGGCAGTCACTGGAGACCCTGATCATCCTGACTCTCTCCGCCCCTTTACTAGGCCACGGATTCGCTATGGAGCAATGGGGTAAGAAGCTCATCGGCACAATGGCTCTCTTCATCTGGGTCATTCCACTTGCTATTGCTCTTCTCGGAACAGCATGGAACTTGAATCAGGATATCTTTGGGCTGCTCTATGGCTTCTCCCCACTAGCCATGGTTTTCGCTCCGGCTTTTGGATTAACCCACTTGGATTACCTCATGGACAGGCCTTTCATCGTAGGCTCCCTGATTGGGACCACCTTGTATTTCGCCTTATCAGTTATCGCTTTGACGATGATTATCAAGCGCCACAAGCTCTTCCTGGTAACCCAAAAAAGAGGCTAAAGTTCAAACACTTAATCATCATCTCTTTCCTCAAAAACTGACTTCAATGAAATAAATCTTCCTGTGTGGGCTCTTAACATTCACATGAACATCATCAAGAAACTCAGTATCACTCTATTCGCTCTTCTCGCCTTCAGTGGAATCTCCCTAGCCGGCGATGGATGGATGACCAATATCGAACAAGCTCTTGCCAAGGCCAAGACGAGCAAAAAACCAGTCATGGTAGAGTTCACAGGCTCGGATTGGTGCCCACCATGCATCCGCATGCACAAGCAAGTATTCTCCAAGGACGAATTCCTCAAGAAGGCATCTAAAGGCTTCATTCTCGTAAAAATCGATATTCCAAATGGTAACAAAGATCTCCGCGCCAAAAATGAACCAGTTCTTCAGAAGCACAAAGTACGTGGAGTCCCAACCGTGATCGTCTTCAGCCCTGAAGGCACCGAACTCGATCGCTTTACGGCATCCAGCTATCCGGACGTCAAAAGCTTCCTTGCCAAGCTCAAAGAGAGCCTGAAGTCCTAGGACTGCTCCAAAAAGCACACTCAAGCCTTTAGAGGTCACTCCGCTACAGAGTGACCTTTTTTAGGCACGTATTTCCATGGACTTATTCACAAAATCACGCATTCCGCATCTTGGATTTGACCGTTAGGCTAGGCCTATTCCAGTATAAAAATCTCATGTCGACCGACACAGCACCCGCCAAGAAAAAGAACGGCCCGGAACTCCAGAAATCCTCCTACCAAAGCGATGAGGAAAAGATCGCCCAGCGCTCTCTTCCAAACGCCACAGGTCCGGAGAAGTCCCTGCTATCATCCATGCTGCAGGACCCTGCCGAGTACGTCATGCGTTCTGAAGAAATGGGTCTGACACCGGAACATTTCTACCACCCTTCCCACCAGGCCCTTTACAAGGTCATCCGTGATCTCTCGAACATCGGCACCAAGATCGAACTCGTCTCTCTGACCCAGACTCTCATGGATCGCGGCATCCTTGAGAACATTGGTGGTCCCTCTGCCCTCACGGAGATCTACACCTACTCGCCGACGGCGGCTCACTTTGATCACCACCTCGGGATCGTCAAAGACAAGTTCATCCTGCGAAATATCATCAACTCCTGCACCGAGGCGATTACCCGCTCCTACGAGGACCAGGAAGAAGTTGCCGGCCTGCTTGACGAGGTGGAACAGCGCATCTTCGCCATTCGTGAAGGTGCGGACATCGAACAGGCACCAACCGTTAAAGAGGACGTCAAAAAGGTCATTGAGAACTTCGAGAAATATCTCGCGGGTGGTGGCCAGCCAATGGGTATCAAGACTGGCTACTCCCAGCTAGACTCCATGTCCAACGGACTGAAGGCTGGTGAAATGTTCATTATCGCCGCCCGTCCTTCCATGGGTAAGACCTCCTTCGTGATGAACCTGGTGGAGCACATCTGCTTGGATCAAAAGCTTCCCTCTATGGTGTTCTCATGCGAGATGACCTCTGAGCAGATCGTTCAGCGTCTTCTTTTCGCACGCGCCAAATACGCTATTTCCAACCTGCGTAACGGTTTCACTCCAA
Above is a genomic segment from Rubritalea squalenifaciens DSM 18772 containing:
- the dnaB gene encoding replicative DNA helicase, with translation MSTDTAPAKKKNGPELQKSSYQSDEEKIAQRSLPNATGPEKSLLSSMLQDPAEYVMRSEEMGLTPEHFYHPSHQALYKVIRDLSNIGTKIELVSLTQTLMDRGILENIGGPSALTEIYTYSPTAAHFDHHLGIVKDKFILRNIINSCTEAITRSYEDQEEVAGLLDEVEQRIFAIREGADIEQAPTVKEDVKKVIENFEKYLAGGGQPMGIKTGYSQLDSMSNGLKAGEMFIIAARPSMGKTSFVMNLVEHICLDQKLPSMVFSCEMTSEQIVQRLLFARAKYAISNLRNGFTPTKADLVRIKNAAQEIAESKLFIDDTAGISISELRAKARRKKKEEDIQCIAIDYLQLMKSTSKQAQGSREREIAEISAGLKALAKELAIPVLVLAQLNRGPENRGGSPRMSDLRESGSIEQDADMIGLLFRTAYYAEDQEQRDEQDGIAELNLAKNRNGPTGSIPLTFIKELMRFETRAFDDSVPE
- a CDS encoding thioredoxin family protein, producing the protein MNIIKKLSITLFALLAFSGISLAGDGWMTNIEQALAKAKTSKKPVMVEFTGSDWCPPCIRMHKQVFSKDEFLKKASKGFILVKIDIPNGNKDLRAKNEPVLQKHKVRGVPTVIVFSPEGTELDRFTASSYPDVKSFLAKLKESLKS